In the Quercus lobata isolate SW786 chromosome 5, ValleyOak3.0 Primary Assembly, whole genome shotgun sequence genome, one interval contains:
- the LOC115990774 gene encoding heavy metal-associated isoprenylated plant protein 46-like: protein MKQTVVLQVTMDWQRCCFRIMKGDHARKKAMRIAVGLSGVESATIKGQDKDQIEVKGEGIDTVKLATLLRKKVGHASIVSVAEEKKEEKEDEKKDELKIQYMVGPPSYGLPPYTYYEIPRYDTPSCSIM, encoded by the exons atgAAG CAAACGGTGGTCCTCCAGGTTACCATGGATTGGCAGAGGTGTTGTTTCCGCATTATGAAAGGCGACCATGCTCGCAAAAAAGCCATGAGGATTGCAGTTGGCCTTTCAG GAGTGGAATCAGCAACTATAAAAGGGCAAGACAAGGACCAAATAGAGGTAAAAGGCGAGGGGATCGATACCGTTAAACTTGCAACGTTACTAAGGAAGAAAGTAGGGCATGCAAGCATAGTAAGCGTTgcagaagagaagaaagaagaaaaggaagatgaGAAAAAAGATGAACTGAAGATACAGTACATGGTTGGGCCTCCTAGTTATGGTTTGCCTCCATACACATACTATGAGATTCCCAGATATGACACACCTTCTTGCTCCATAATGTAA